One part of the Mesorhizobium sp. M4B.F.Ca.ET.058.02.1.1 genome encodes these proteins:
- a CDS encoding ABC transporter permease, whose translation MSSPIVKLVAQRVALGILLLLAVSVLIFAGTQILPGDVAQAILGQSATPESLANLREQLGLNQPAYLRYFHWLGGVLTGDLGTAMSSGQDIATSIKDRLWNTLFLAFWAAIVAVPLAIILGLIAVRYRNGWVDKLISGVALASTSFPEFFIGYLLVFYFAVQHQWFPAISTVYEGMSFGERMQAIALPAAALTLVVLAHMMRMTRAAILNVMQSAYVETAELKGLSAFAVIRKHAFPNAIAPIINVVMLNLAYLVVGVVVVEVIFVYPGMGQYLVDHVTKRDVPVVQAVGLIFAAVYISLNIIADIAAIVANPRLRHPK comes from the coding sequence ATGTCCTCACCCATCGTGAAACTGGTGGCCCAGCGCGTTGCGCTGGGCATCCTCCTTTTGTTGGCCGTTTCGGTCCTGATCTTCGCCGGCACCCAGATCCTGCCCGGCGACGTCGCGCAAGCCATTCTCGGACAATCGGCGACGCCGGAGTCGCTCGCCAATCTGCGCGAGCAGCTCGGGCTGAACCAGCCTGCCTATCTCCGCTACTTCCACTGGCTGGGCGGCGTGCTCACCGGCGATCTCGGCACCGCCATGTCGAGCGGGCAGGACATCGCGACGTCGATCAAGGACCGGCTGTGGAACACGCTGTTCCTTGCCTTCTGGGCGGCGATCGTCGCCGTGCCGCTGGCGATCATCCTCGGCCTGATCGCGGTGCGCTATCGCAATGGTTGGGTCGACAAGCTGATCTCCGGCGTGGCGCTCGCCTCGACCTCGTTCCCGGAGTTCTTCATCGGCTATCTGCTCGTCTTTTACTTCGCCGTGCAGCACCAATGGTTCCCGGCCATTTCCACCGTCTATGAGGGCATGTCCTTCGGCGAGCGCATGCAGGCGATTGCGTTGCCGGCCGCGGCGCTGACGCTGGTGGTGCTGGCCCACATGATGCGCATGACGCGTGCGGCGATCCTCAACGTCATGCAGTCGGCCTATGTCGAGACGGCCGAGCTGAAGGGTCTGTCGGCTTTCGCCGTCATCCGCAAGCATGCCTTCCCGAACGCCATCGCGCCGATCATCAACGTCGTCATGCTTAACCTCGCCTACCTAGTTGTCGGCGTCGTGGTGGTCGAGGTGATCTTCGTCTATCCCGGCATGGGTCAGTACCTGGTCGACCATGTCACCAAGCGCGACGTGCCTGTCGTACAGGCGGTCGGCCTCATCTTCGCCGCCGTCTACATCAGCCTCAACATTATCGCGGACATTGCGGCGATTGTCGCCAATCCGCGGCTCAGACATCCGAAGTGA